One Nicotiana sylvestris chromosome 12, ASM39365v2, whole genome shotgun sequence genomic window carries:
- the LOC138883706 gene encoding uncharacterized protein: MTQRVKNLEQQLKTCKGWQVRRVLPSRIMFSDVHLPPGFKTHKFEKYDGHADPIAHLKRYCNQLKGAGGKEELLMGLFWENLTGVASEWFMDQDTSRWEYAIKWREQAARVKKPMDDHELITVFLQAQEPDYFQNMMFAVGKSFPEAIKIGEMIENGLKTGRIISQAVLKVATQAVQIESDNFSDTNEKDEETMMTSGSRRGPRRASRRYDQPRLVSDDSLEHYYPPQNPQYSVAPPQYVV; the protein is encoded by the exons atgacccaaagagtgaaaaacttagaacaacagctgaaaacatgcaagggttggcaggtcagaagagtattgccttcaaggatcaTGTTCTCTGATGTCCACTTGccacctggtttcaagactcacaaatttgaaaaatatgatggACATGCAGACCCCATAGCCCacttgaaaaggtattgcaatcaacttaAAGGTGCGGGAGGAAAGGAAGAATTACTGATGGGGTTATTTTGGGAAaaccttacgggagtagcctccgaatggtttatggatcaagacacatctcgctg ggaatatgccattaaatggagagagcaagcggctagAGTTAAGAAACCtatggatgaccacgagttaatAACTGTCTTTCTTCAGGCTCaggagccagattattttcaaaatatgatgttcgcagtgggcaaatccttcccggaagcaatcaaaataggGGAAATGATTGAGAATGGCCTTAAGACGGgtagaattataagtcaagcagttctcaaagtcgcaactcaggctgtccaaattgaatctgataattttagtgacacgaatgagaaggatgaagaaaccATGATGACATctgggtcgagaagaggtcctaggagagcatctcgaaggtatgaccagCCTCGTCTAGTTTCCGATGATTCCCTtgagcactactatccacctcagaacccacaatactctgttgctccacctcagtatgttgtctaG
- the LOC138883707 gene encoding structural maintenance of chromosomes protein 3-like, which produces MGPKDRKEYSDIDRKAIEKNYRAKKILVCGIGPDEYNRVSACDTAKKIWETLQTAHEGTTQVKQSKIDMLTIEYELFRMKDDESIQDMHIRFTSIINELHSLGDVIPRNKLVNAIIEAKDLQTLTMDELIGNVKTYKMKRKKDSKRREPKKEKNLVLKAESSDSSDEDSDMAYLTKRFQKMVQRNGGIPKRDSSSKARNNDLCHRCGKPANNIVKQALSAWGDYSSELEREPDAENSSMMVVKIGATKYDSLFALMAQSDKDKEDKDDEVNFRDVQRNLKPYSYKKLRSLANVLIDAYYILDNDKEILTIELGEAEQSKDDPVVCVVDLNETIANLEKEKEALNEKITSVENERDDLMVVVVDLKETIEGLNNEKHTLEEKKSILFIITRDPN; this is translated from the exons ATGGGGCCGAAAGACAGAAAAGAGTACAGTGACATTGACAGAAAAGCcatagaaaagaactatcgtgctAAGAAAATCTTGGTATGTGGCATAGGACCCGATGAGTACAACAGAGTGTCAGCTTGTGATACTGCAAAAAAAATATGGGAAACATTGCAAACCgcacacgaaggaactactcaggttaaacagtccaagattgacatgctcaccatagagtatgagctctttaggatgaaggatgatgagtctatacagGATATGCACAtcagattcacctccatcataaatgagcttcattcacttggagatgttattcccagaaacaagctt gtaaatgccatcattgaagctaaagatctacaaactctaaccatggatgagttgattggcAATGTGAAGACATacaagatgaaaagaaagaaagacagtaaAAGGAGAGAGccgaagaaggaaaagaacctggtacttaaggctgaaagcagtgactcaagtgatgaagatagtgatatggcctatcttactaaaagatttcaaaagatggttcaaagaaatggtggtataccaaagagGGACAGTTCAAGTAAGGCAAGGAATAATGATCTCTGTCACAGGTGCGGAAAGCCAG CTAACAACATTGTGAAGCAGGCTCTTTCTGCTTGGGGAGACTACTCTAGTGAATTAGAAAGGGAACCAGATGCAGAAAACAGTTCCATGATGGTAGTGAAAATTGGAGCAACGAAGTATGACTCACTGTTCGCGCTGATGGCTCAGTCTGATAAGGATAAAGAAGATAAAGATGATGAGGTAAACTTTAgagatgttcagagaaatctgaaaccCTACTCTTATAAGAAGCTAAGgtcattagcaaatgttctaattgatgCTTATTATATTCTTGAtaatgataaggagatcctgaccatagaactaggagaagctgaacaaTCTAAAGATGATCCggtggtctgtgtagtggacctaaatgagaccatagctaatctcgaaaaagaaaaagaagctctaaatgaaaaaataactagtgtagaaaatgagagagatgacctgATGGTAGTGGTCGTTGACTTGAAGGAAACAATAGAAGGCCTCAATAATGAGAAACACACTctagaagaaaaaaaatccatcctttttatcataacaagggacccaaactag
- the LOC138883708 gene encoding uncharacterized protein encodes MLSAVKNMKKISSCETTKEMWDRLEVTYKGTNKVKETRINLLVREYELFQMKDGESAEEMFFRFNKILGDLKYFGTTIKSGEQIRKILRSLPMIWQPKFIALECQDLDKISYDKLRGDLIAFEKTHLDRKIQQEKKKKVSFKATVAEPEDEEENEGGEQDENIAMLSQVVTSMMRKNKNNRKGKPKFREGRINNENDGRCYECSKHGHIQADCPDLKKKQSRNLQRKKSFRA; translated from the coding sequence ATGCTATCAGCGGTGAAGAATATGAAAAAAATCTCAAGTTGTGAAACTACTAAGGAGATGTGGGATAGATTGGAAGTTACATATAAAGGGACAAACAAGGTAAAAGAAACAAGGATAAATCTATTGGTTCGTGAGTACGAGCTATTTCAAATGAAGGATGGAGAATCTGCTGAAGAAATGTTCTTCAGGTTCAACAAAATTCTTGGAGATCTGAAATACTTTGGTACAACAATAAAAAGCGGAGAACAAATTAGAAAAATTCTCAGAAGTCTACCTATGATTTGGCAGCCAAAATTCATTGCACTCGAATGTCAGGATCTTGACAAAATTTCCTATGATAAACTCAGAGGTGATCTAATAGCGTTTGAGAAAACTCACTTGGATAGAAAAATCcaacaagaaaagaagaaaaaagtctCCTTCAAAGCAACTGTGGCTGAACCAGAggatgaagaagaaaatgaaggaggagaaCAGGATGAAAACATTGCCATGCTTTCTCAAGTTGTAACTAGCATGatgagaaaaaataaaaacaacagAAAAGGTAAACCAAAGTTCAGAGAGGGAAGGATAAACAATGAAAATGATGGAAGATGCTATGAATGTAGTAAACATGGACACATTCAAGCTGACTGTCCAGACTTAAAGAAGAAGCAGAGCAGGAATCTTCAAAGGAAGAAGTCATTTAGAGCTTAG